The nucleotide window GCGCGAGCCTGGCCATCATTTGGGCTATGATCGGGATCGTGGCCTACGTGGGGTTGCGCTTCCAGAAGCTGGCCTATTCTCTGGCCGGGGTCCTGGCGCTTTTTCACGACGTGTTCATCTGTCTGGCGGCGCTTGCCTTTACCGGGAGGGAGGTGAGCCTGACGGTTGTGGCCGGGCTCTTGGCCGTGGCCGGTTATTCGATTAACGACACCATCGTTATCTACGACCGAATCCGTGAAAACTTGCGCGTGGTGCGCAAAAAGACCTTTGCCGAGATCATCAACCTGAGTATCAATCAGACCCTGTCGCGTACCGTTTTGACGACACTGACTTCTTTGTTGGTGGTTGTGGCGTTGTACTTTTTCGGCGGCGAGGTGATCAATGATTTTGCCTTTACCTTGATAGTCGGCTTCTTAGCTGGGATTTATTCCACCATCTTTATTGCGTCTCCGACCGTCCTTGCCCTCACACAGAGGGGTGGCAAAAAGTAGATGCGTGTGCGTTGGCGCGTTCATCCGTTGGATCGTCAGACGCGGGAGCCCTTGGCCGAATCGCTGGGGATTCATCCGCTTACGGCCCAGATTTTGGCACAGCGCGGATTTCATAGCGCAGACCAGGTGCTGAAATTTTTTAGACCGCGTATGGCGGATCTGCATTCCGCCCGTCTTTTGCGTAATGTGGATGCCGCTATGGAGCGCCTGGAAAACGCTTTGCACCGGCATGAGCGTATCCTGATTTGGGGCGACTACGATGCGGACGGGCTCTGTTCTGCGGCGGTCTTGGTGCGCGGTCTGCGCCAGCTGGGCGCGGATTGCGTCACCTTTATTCCGCACCGCCTGCAGGACGGTTATGGTGTGGGCGAAGCCGGGGTGAAGGTCGCCCGTGAATCCGGGTGTCAATTGGTCATTACCGCGGATTGCGGCACCAATGCGCGCGGTCCTATCGAGGCTTTGGCTGCCGACGGGATTGATGTCCTTGTCATTGACCACCACCTTCCGGATCCCGAAGAATCCCTGCACAGTGCCTTGCTCATCAACCCCAAACATCCTGAATGCGAGTATCCCTTTAAGGAGCTTTGCAGCGCAGGGCTTGCCTATAAGTTTGTGGGGGAGCTGGCCCGTCACATGGGCCGGAATATAGAGGAAGATCTGGAGCTGGCAGCCCTGGCCACGGTTTGCGACGTGGTGCCCTTGGTGGGGGAAAACCGCGTGTTGGTGCGGGCCGGGCTCGAGGCCTTGGCTCAAACCAAACATCCGGGGCTCAAAGCCCTGGTCGATGTTTCGCGCATTCGAGGAGCCATGGATGCCGAAACCTTTTCCTTTGCTTTGGGCCCGCGCATCAATGCGAGCGGACGCATGGGTTCGGCCGAACTTTCGCTCAAGCTCTTGTTGAGTACGGATGAAACCGAGGCCAAGGAACTTGCCAAGGAATTAAACCGGGTTAACCAGCAACGCCGCCGCCTGCAGGATCGTATGTACAAGGAGGCCTTGGCCCAGATGGATCGCGAGATCAATTTTGCGCAGCACAAGGTCATTGTCCTGGGCCGGAAGGATTGGCACCCCGGTGTCGTGGGCGTGATTGCTGGCCGTCTGAGTGACCGCTTCTTCAGGCCTGCGATTGTAATGGGAGGCGTGAGTGAGGACTCCTGGACCGGTTCGGGCCGGTCCATTCCGGGATTTCATTTGCGGGAGGCCCTGGCGCAATCCGCTCATCTGCTGGAGCGCTTTGGCGGGCATAAACAGGCCTGCGGGCTTTCCTTAAACAAGCAGAATTTGGTGCCCTTGCGTGACTCCATTAACGAGTGGGCTCAAGAGAATTTGCCGGACCAGGACTTGGTGCCTGAACTGGAAATCGACGGCGAGATCCCGATTTCCGCTCTCAACGAGCCCTTGCTGCGCGAGTGGTCGGCTCTGGGGCCTTTTGGAGAAGGTAATCCCGAACCCACCTGGGGAACGCGCGGTTTGCATGTGCGTTTTACTCCGCGCCGTTTTGGCGGCAATCACGTTAAAATGATGGTTTCCGACGGCCGCGTCACGCGCGAGGCCGTGGCTTTTTCGCAGGCCGATAGTCTGGGGAGCCTTCCGCGCCAGGGAGATGAGGTGGACATGGTGTATACCGCGCGCATTTCCGAGTGGCAGGGAGAGAGTTTTGTGCAACTGATTGTCAAAGATATGCAACCAAGTCGTTGACGTCATCCCCGTGAAAACGGGGATCTATTCGTGTAACCAATAACAACTAGATTCTCGCCTTCGCGGGAATGACATTACTTATGGACCTATCGCTTATCCGCAATTTCTGTATTATCGCCCACATCGACCACGGCAAATCCACGCTCGCGGACCGTATGTTGCAGATGACCGGGTCCGTGGAGGTGCGGGAGTTCCGGGATCAGGTGCTGGATTCGATGGATCTCGAGCGCGAGCGCGGCATCACAATCAAGGCGAGCGCCGTGCGCATGAAGTACAAGGCCGCGGACGGAAAGAACTATGTGCTCAATCTCATTGACACGCCGGGGCACGTGGACTTCAGCTCCGAGGTTTCGAAATCCATCGCAGCGTGTGAGGGCGCGGTGCTGGTGGTGGACGCCTCACAGGGGGTGGAGGCCCAGACCGTGGCCAACCTGAACCTGGCCCTGCAGCACAATCTCAAAGTCATTCCCGTGCTCAACAAAGTGGATCTGCTCAATGCTGATGTGGCCCGGGTTACGCGGCAGTTGGAGTCCGCCTTGTTGATCGAACCGGAAGAGTGCCTGCACGTGAGTGCCAAGGAGGGAATCGGCATCGAGCAGGTTTTTGAACGCATTGTCAGAGATGTCCCTCCGCCCGTGGGGAGCGCTGATCTGCCTCTGCGCGCCACAATTTTTGATTCGGACTTTGACGTTTACAAGGGTGTGGTCGTCTATTTTCGTGTGTTCGAGGGCATTATCCGGCCGCGGGCCAAACTGCGCTTTATGGGAACGGGCGTGACACACGAGATCATCGAGCTGGGTGTCATGGAACCCAAGATGAGGGAGGTGGATTCCCTGGGCCCTGGGGAGGTCGGCTATTTTACGGCGAATATCCGGGACGCGCGGCAGATCGTCAACGGCGATACGGTGACCGATGACAGGGCCCCGGCGTCCGAAGCCCTACCCGGTTTTGAAATTCTCAACCCCGTGGTCTTCAGCAGTATGTATCCGGTGAATCCCAAGGACTTCCCCCAACTGCGCGAGGCTCTGGAAAAACTGCATCTGTCGGATTCTTCGCTCACCTTTGAGCCCGAGTCTTCGGGAGTTTTGTCCATGGGGTTCCGCTGCGGCTTTTTGGGTCTCTTGCACATGGAGATTGTCCAGGAGCGCCTGGAGCGTGAATACGATCTGAACTTGGTGCTCACGATCCCCAGTGTTGTCTACAAGGTGCGCTTGAATACAGGCGCGCTTGTGGAGGTGGATAACCCGAGCCATTTGCCCCCTGGCGGTGAAATCAGTGAAATGCTTGAGCCGTGGGTGCGCGCGACCATGATGTGCCCGGTGGATTCCATCGGGGCGGTCATGGAACTGGCCACGAACCGCCGCGGGGCGTACAAGAGCACGGAATACGTGGGCGAGGACCTGGTGCAGATCGTGTTTGAATTGCCGCTTTCCGAGATTATTATCGACTTCTATGACAAGCTCAAATCCGTGACGCGCGGTTATGGTTCGCTCGATTATGAAATGATCGGGTACCACGCGGCCAGATTGGTGCGCCTGGACGTGATGATTAACGGGGAGATCTGTGAAGCGCTGTCTTCCGTGGTGCCTCAGGATCGCGCGTATGCTAGAGGCAAGCAGCTCGTCGATAAACTCAAGGAACTCATCCCTCGCCAGATGTTTCAGGTTGCGCTGCAGGCGGCGATCGGGAACAATGTGATAGCGCGTTGTAATGTGAAGGCGCTCAAGAAAAATGTGACGGCCAAGTGTTACGGCGGTGACATCACACGTAAGCGCAAGTTGTGGGATAAGCAGAAAGAAGGCAAAAAACGGATGAAGCAGTTCGGCAAGGTCCAGATTCCGCAGGAGGCCTTTCTCGCAGCCCTGAAGATAGAGAATTGATGTGAAACCCGAAACCAAAAAAATCATCCGCGAATACGCCGAGTCTATATTGATTGCGCTGGTCCTGGCGCTTCTGATCCGGACCTTTGTGGTCCAGCCCTTCAAGATTCCCACGGGTTCCATGCGCCCGACTCTCATGGAAGGGGACCGTATCCTGGTCAACAAATACCTTTACCGCTTTAAGGACCCTCAACGCGGGGACATCATCGTCTTCAAATATCCGGGCGAGGAAAAGAAGGACTACATCAAGCGGCTGGTGGCCCTGCCCGGAGAGACTGTGGGTATTGAGGAGGGGAGGGTCAAGATCGGGGACAAAATTATGACTGAACCCGAGATCCTGACCCATTTCCATTATTACAATCGCGGATCCTTTGGGCATGTGGGCAAGAGTGTGGATGTGCCTCAGGACGCGTATTTTGTGCTCGGGGACAATAGCGGTAGCTCGGAGGACAGCCGTTTCTGGGGCTATGTGCCCCAGAAGAATCTGGTGGGCAGAGCTTTTATGATCTTTTGGCCGCCCCAGCGCGTCCGCCTTCTCAAATAACAGCCAGGGGCTGTCCTATGGTAAAATCACCCCTGGAATTCAAGTTTGTAAAACTTACCTGAACAACACCAGTTTGGAGGGGAAGACTCGATGAAGAGACTATTTATTTTGGCCTTGGTCCTTGCGTTTGGCTTCACCTGTTTGACGGCGTGTACGTCCACCCAGAAGGGGGCGGGTTATGGTTCGGCCGCAGGCGCGGGTTTGGGAGCCATTATCGGCCACCAAAGCGGCAAGACCGGCGAGGGTGCCCTGATTGGCGCGGCTGCGGGCGGTTTGACCGGTGCGTTGCTCGGCGACCATATGGATGAGCAGGAGGCCCAGAAGTACCGGGCGCCGGACATGTTCTGCCCGCAATGCGGGGCGACTTTTCCTCCGGATGCAAAGTACTGTCCTGCGGACGGTACTGAGCTGAAGCCTAAAGCCAATTGAGCCAATCCAAGGATCCGAACACGAAACTATGTGGCCACTGATCCTGAGCGTGTTTCTCAGTTTTGCCCTGGGCGCAATCCCCACCGGCTTCTGGCTCGGTAAACTGCTGGGCCGGGATATTCGTGAAGTGGGTAGCGGGAATACCGGTGCGACTAATGCAAGCCGTGCCCTGGGCAAGAAGGCGGGGATTTTGGTCCTGGTGCTGGATGCGGCCAAGGGTTGGGTGCCGGTGGTGTTCCTGGCTCCCTGGAGCTTTGCCCAAGGCAGTGTGGGGGTGCCGGAACTGCACCAGGCACTGCTGGGATTTGCTGCCGTGAGCGGCCATGTCTGGAGTCCCTTCCTGCAGTTCAAAGGGGGCAAGGGGGTGGCCACAGGGGCTGGGGTGGCCTTGGCTTTACGGCCGGTATACTTTTTGGCCGGTTTTGTGATTTTTGTTGGGTTTCTACTGTTGTGGCGCCGGGTTTCCATCGGTTCCCTGGGTGCGGCTTTGGTGATTCCCTTGATCAGTGTGGTGCGCGCCGACCGGCCGGAGATCAGCGTCTGTTTGGCTGCTGTGTCCGCCCTTATTATCCTGCGCCACCGGGCCAATATCCGGCGCTTGATGCACGGAGAGGAGAAGCCGCTATTCTGAGACCTCGCATCTGTCTCGTCCTTTGCCTACTTATGGCCTTCAGCCTGAGCGCCTGTGAGACCCTCAAAGCCGGCCGGGACCGCTATGAGGCAGATAAGCGCCAGGAGGCCCTGGGCGAGAGCGTACGGCGGGATTTATGGGAAATTGCCAAGGGGATGGGGAGGGATATCAAGGGTGTGGGAGGCCTGTTTGGCCAGGGTGTACGGCGAGTGGGTGTGGGCGCAGGCAAGACAGGCCGGGCTATTGAGAAGACCCTGGCCCCGGAGCCTACAAAAAACTGGGAATGAGGCTTGACAACAGGCTTTTTTGATGTTATTCTTATGTATGTCAAAACTCTTTTTATTTAGTTTAATATGCAATATATTAAAAAAGTAGAGGCAAACAAATGAAAAAGATGACTCACCGGCAGGTGATTTTCCCCTCAGGAAGGCGGAAACTCATTACAAAGACGGAGGTTAGGAAAGATAAAGACACCTCCAGCCGGTGGGAGAAGAGTTTGTTTTTCCGGGTTTGCGGGAGCCGTCCCCTCACACCTGAGGAGGCCAGGGAGGTGCTGGGAGAATTCAGCGGCCAGTCCCTGGAGTGGAGGGAGGAGGCCCTTAAGAAGGCCCGCAACCAAAGCCCGGAAAGTCATAAGCGCCAAATTTCAGTGACCCGGGCCCAATACCCTGAAAAGGGCGTCCAGAGCCTGATGCTTCGGGTGAAGGGCGAGATTGAGGTTCTGTTCCGCGGCAGGATCTATGACGTGGAATACAGGCAGGTCATGAAGGTGACCCGGATTGAACGGGTGAGCGCTTCGATCTGAGGAAAAACGGTAGCCCCCGAGGAGAAGAGTTTCTACGAGCACAGCACCAACGCCAGCCCCCGACCGCCGGGCATTCGTGTCCGGCGGTCCCCCTTTGCGGTGTCAGGCACTGGTGCCTGGCACCGGTGCCTGGCACCAGTGCCTGACACCCGCAGCCGGTACCAGAACACAGATTGACACCCCCCTCCGCGCTAATATACTATGTCCCTTTAACATAGAGGCGGTATGAGGCTCCCATGAATCCGGACAGCAAGGGCAAGATCGGTGTCATCGGAGACGGCGGTTGGGGGACGACCCTGGCCCTGCTCCTGGACCAAAAAGGCGTTCCCTGCGAGCTCTGGAGCCACGATCCGGAGTATGTCGGCCTTATGCGGGAGAAAGGCCAGAATCCCAAGTTTCTCCCGGGTATTGACCTACCGGCATCCCTCTCCATCACGGATAACCTGAAGCAAGTGGTCAGCGGTGCGGACGCAGTAATTGTGGCTGTACCGAGCGCTTTTTTGCCCCGAGTGATGGATCGTCTGTTCCAGGATCTGGGACATGGGGCTGAGTCGCCGCCGCCTCTGGTGAGCGTGGCCAAGGGCCTGGAGGAAGATTCCTGTTTGCGCATGACTGAGGTGATCGAGCGCATTTTTCCTCACACGCGTGTGGCTGCGCTGAGCGGCCCGACCTTGGCCTTGGAAATCGCGCGCGGCCTGCCGGCCAGTGCGGTGGTGGCCTCAAAGGACGCGGCCTTTGCAACGCAGATTCAAAAGGCAGTCTCCACCGAGAAATTCCGGCTCTATACCTCAGAGGATGTGGTCGGGGTGGAATTGGGCGGGGCGCTCAAGAATGTGATTGCCATTGCCGCGGGCATTGCCGATGGTTTAGGATTTGGGGTGAATGCCAAGTCCGCTTTGGTTTCCAGGGGCTTGGCCGAAATCACCCGTTTGGGTGTGGCCATGGGCGCGCGGGCCGAGACATTTGCCGGCCTGAGTGGTGTGGGAGATTTGGTTACCACCTGCACGAGCACGCTTAGCCGGAATCACACCCTGGGCGAGGGCATCGGGCAGGGGAAGTCTTTGCAGGAGATGACCGCACGCACGGAGATGGTCACCGAAGGCGTGCACAACACCTTGCAGGCCGTGTCTTTGGCCGGCCGCTTCGGCGTGGAAATGCCCATTGCGCAGCAGGTGAGTGAAGTTCTTTTTCGCGGAAAGGATCCGCGCCAAGCGGTGGTGGATCTGATGACGCGGTCTTATAAAACGGAATGAGTCGGGGCGTGGCGCAGCTTGGTAGCGCACCTGAATGGGGTTCAGGGGGTCGGAGGTTCGAATCCTCTCGCCCCGACCATCGTTACATGAGAGAGATCAAATGAACATTGGATTAATCGGGCTCGGCACTGTCGGCGGCAGTACGGCCCAGGTTCTGCTCAAGAAGTCCGCCAGCCTTCGCCGCAGCGCGGGCGGCAACCTCAAACTGCTGTATGCCTGCGATCAGCGGCACGCCCTCGCAAAGCAACTCGGGATTCCCGCAAAACAATATGTGAACGACGCGCAAAAAGTGCTCAACGATCCCCAGGTGGATGTGGTGGTCGAGCTCATCGGCGGCATGCACCCGGCTAAGGAATTTGTTCTCCAAGCGCTGAAGAACGGCAAGCACGTGGTCACGGCCAACAAAGCCCTCCTGGCCGAGCACGGCACGGAGCTCCTCAAGGCCGCGAGCCGCGCGAACAAGCGCCTTTTGTTTGAAGCCGCGGTCGGCGGCGGCATTCCCATTGTCGAGGGCTTGGGCCAAGGCCTGGCCGCCAACCAACTCAGCGCCCTTTACGCCATCATTAACGGCACCTGCAATTACGTGCTCACGCTCATGGAGGAGCAAGGCTCCACCATGCAAGACGCGCTCGCTCTGGCCCAGAAAAAGGGCTTTGCCGAGGCCAACCCCGCGCTCGACATCGACGGCATTGATTCCGCGCACAAGCTTTCCCTGATGTGTTTGGTGGGCTTCGGGCGCCAGGCCAAAATGAAAGAGATGCATATCGAGGGTATTTCCAAGCTTTCGCCCGTGGATATGGAACTTGCCCAAAGCCTGGGCTACGGAATTAAGCTATTGGCCATTGCCAAGCGCGTGGGCGAAGAACTCGAGGCGCGCGTGCATCCCACGCTGCTGCCCTTGGACCACCCCTTGGTGAGCGTGCGCGGCGTGTACAACGCTGTTTTTGTGCAGGGCGATCTGGTGGGCAACCAACTCTTTTACGGCAAGGGCGCGGGCGGCAATCCCACGGCCAGCGCCGTAGTCAGTGATATCCTGCAACTCGCGCGCGCTCCGCAGGCCCTGCCGCCCAACCCGATTGATTTGAGTGACGGCAGCATCCAGCGCATCCGAAAAATGGCGGACGTGCGCTCGCGCTACTACATGCGCTTTTCCGTGACCGACCGGCCCGGCGTGCTCGCGCAAATCGCGCGCCACCTCGGCAGCCAGGAAATTTCCATTTCCAGTGTGATCCAACCCGAACGCACCTCTTCCCGTGCCGTGCCCGTGGTCATCATGACCCACGAGGCTGCTGAACGGCAGGTCCAAACCGCGCTCAAACGCATCAACGCCCTCGAGGCGGTCAAGCGCGGCACCGTGCTTCTGCGCGTGGAGGAAGGCTGATCATGGCTTGGAAGGGTGTGATTGCCCAATACCGCAAGTACCTGCCTGTGACGCGCAAGACTCCGATCATTACGCTTCTGGAGGGAAACACTCCGCTCATTCCGGCCCCGTGGCTGGCCGGTCAAGTGGGCGGCGGCGCGCAGGTGTGGCTCAAGTTTGAAGGCATGAACCCCTCGGGTTCATTCAAGGATCGAGGCATGACCATGGCTGTGTCCAAGGCTCTGGAGCAGGGCTCGCAGGGCATTATCTGTGCGTCCACGGGCAACACTTCGGCTTCGGCCGCAGCCTATGGCGCGCGCGCGGGCCTGCGATGCATTGTGGTCATCCCCGAAGGCGCCATTGCCATGGGCAAGCTCGCCCAGGCGGTTTTTCACGGCGCCGAGGTCGTGGCGATCAAAGGCAATTTTGACGAAGCCCTCAAGCTCGTGCGCCAGCTTTCCGAGGAATACAATCTCACGCTTGTCAATTCCGTGAACCCCTATCGCATTCAGGGCCAAAAGAGCGGCGCGTATGAAATTTGCGATGCGCTCGGTGAGGCTCCGGATTATCACTTTATTCCCGTGGGCAACGCGGGCAATATCCGCGCCTATTGGTTGGGTTACAATGAATACAAGTCCGAGGGGAAGATCAAGAGCTTGCCCAAGATGATGGGTTTTCAGGCCGCGGGCGCGGCGCCTATTGTCAAGGGAAGACCCATTGCCAAGCCCGAGACCTTTGCCACCGCCATTCGCATCGGGAATCCCGCGAGTTGGGTGGAAGCCGTGGCTGCGCGCGACGAATCCAAGGGCCTGATTGATTCCGTGACTGAGGGCCAGATCCGCAACGCGTACAAGGTCCTGGCCAAAGAAGAGGGCGTGTTCTGCGAACCCGCGAGTGCGGCTTCGGTCGCGGGGCTTCTCAAGATGGCCAAGGCCGGGGCTCTGAAAAAGCGCGGCGCGCGCTACGTGTGTATTTTGACCGGGCACGGGCTCAAGGATCCCAGCTCGGCCCTGGATGCCGTGCCGGTGCCGCGCTCCGTTTCCGCGAATATCATGAGCGTTGCCCGGCGTTTGCAGTTAAAGAAGCCTTGAAGGTGTCCGGCACCGGATTCGGCAAGGTGTCAGGCACCACAGTCTGGATAAGATGCTTCACAAGTGGTGCCTGATACCAAATTCAACAGGGTGCCTGACACCCGAGGATCTGTGTTGTCATCCCCGCGTAGGCGGGGATCTATTCGTATAACTGACTTCAACTAGATTCCCGCTTTCGCGGGAATGACATTCCGGGAGCTTATGTCCCGCAAATTCTTCGCCATATTCCTCATCCTCGTAACCCTCTCCGCCTCCGCCTGCGTGGAGCGCAAACTCATCGTCAAATCCGATCCGTCCGGTGCGGAAGTCTTCCTGGACCAATCCGAAACACCCGAAGGGGTGACGCCCCTGGAAATGTCCTTCCTCAATTACGGCAAACGCCACATCCGGCTCAGCTATGAAGGCTACTACGACATTCAAACGGTGGAGCAGTTCAAAGGCCCGTGGTACTCCATTCCCGGCCCGGACTTTGTGATGGAGAATTTGTGGCCCTTTACTTTGCGCGATTACAATACTTTTGACTATACGCTCCGGCCCTTGCCTGAGGGCGAGATCGAGCCCGCGAGCGTGACCGAACCGGTGGATTTTGAGAAATACGCGGAGCAGATCAAGGACCCGGATCCGGACTTGCGCCAGGAAGCCATTCTGCGTTTGGGCGGCCTGCGCAACCCGCGAGCCGTCGAGCTCATGGAGAGCGCAACCTATGATGTGAATGAGTTTGTGCGCGCGGATGCGCTCTCGGGCCTGCGTTTGGTGCAGGGCGCTGAGTCGGGTGCCCGTATTCTGGAGATGAGCCATGACCCCTCTTCCGAGGTGCGCCTGCGGGCCGTGAATGCGATGGAACTTTTGCAGCTGGAGGAGGGGAGAGATGTATTGGCCATGATGCTGCACGACCGGGATCCGCGCGTGCGCGTGGCAGCCATTGAGGCGCTCAACAGTTACAAGGAACTCCCTCCTGAGATCATGAATCTCATGGTGAAGCTCTTTAGGCAGGACGATTCCGGAGTGCGGCGCGCAGCCGTGCGGGCCTTTGGCCAGCGGCCCGAGACCAGTGCCAAACACCTCAAACAGCTGCGTGCGCGGCTCAAGGACTGGAATGTCGTGGTGCGGCGTGCGGCTGTGGAGAGTGTGTTCCGCCAGCAAGATGTGGAGGCAGTGCCGCAGTTAGTGCGCATGCTGCGCGACGGCGACGACAAAATCAGGAACAACGTGGCCGCGCACCTCGGCGAGCTTCTCCGCCCCGAACACGAAAAGCTCATTATCCAGAGGCTGCGCAGCGGCAAAGCCTTTGAACGCCGCGTGGCCGCGGAGTTGGCGCTCAACTTCAAAGGCCCCGAGATCCTGGCCGCCTTGGAACACGCCCACGAACGCGAGCAAGACCGCTACGCGCGCGCCGTCATGGAAGGCTCCCTCAAAAAACTGAAGTAGCTTGTCGGCGTCTATCTGGGCCGCTCACCCTGAGGAGCCGCGCAGCGGCGTCTCGAAGGGCACAAGTGGCGCCTGATACCGGAGCCGGACTCGCCATGACGGATTGAACACCCGGGATCCGCATCAACCCACTGTAACTCAGTGATATAATGTCCGCACTAAAGTCAGCCGACTGTATGCGCTGAAGATGTGGAGCAGAAACGACTTTAGGAGGTTTGATTCGTGGCATGCAGCAATGGAGACATGAGAAATACATGAACCCAGTACTCTCTTTAGTATGTTTGCTTGTTTGCAGTAACGTATTCATGACCTTTGCATGGTACGCTCATCTGAAGGAGTTAAATAATAAGCCGTGGATAATAGCAGCGCTTGTTAGTTGGGGTATTGCGCTTTTTGAATATCTCCTTCAGGTTCCGGCAAACCGTATTGGATACACCGTATTGGATATCGGACAACTCAAGATCATTCAAGAGGTCATTACGCTCACAGTCTTTATACCTTTTTCCTTTATATACATGAAAGAACCGTTGCGATTTGACTATTTATGGGCAGGGTTGTGTCTTGTCGGGGCAGTATTTTTCATGTTTCGTCACAGATTTGTTTAACGGATGAACGCTTGCGAAAAACCATGCCAAATACAATCTGCAAACTCATGGCCACATTAGGCGGGGCCGGCTTCAGTCCTGTGGCCCCCGGCACAGTGGGGAGCGCCCTGACTGCTGTGCTCTGGTTTGTGTTGCAGCCTTCTCTGACTGCGCAGGGGATTGTGTTGCTGATCCTGCTGGGGCTTGGTTGGTGGAGCTCTGAAGTCTTCGCCAAAAAACTCAACGCCAAAGACCCTTCCATTATTGTGGTGGACGAAGCAGCCGGCATGTGGATTGCGCTGCTGGCCGTGCCCCATAACGTGTGGGCCGTTCTTGGGGCCTTTGCGCTCTTCCGGTTTTTCGACATTGTGAAGCGGGGGCCGGTGAAGCAAGCCGAAGCCCTGCCCGGCGGCTTGGGGATTATGGCTGATGATGTGGTGGCAGGATTATTTGCCCGTGCAGTGATAGCGCTGCTTTTGGTCTTCTTCTAAGCGGAAGCCATCTCCCACTCCTCAACCACGCCCAGGTCCTGGGCCTTTTCCCTCACCAGGTTCCGGTCGAGTTGGTCCTCAAGAGACTCCATCATGGCTTGGATGTCGCGGATGTGCTTTTCGGATTTGCCTTCCTTGAAAAACTGAAGCTTGCGGACAATGACATACTCCGGGGGCGCCAGCCAGACGTCTCCGCCCGCAAAGTCCGATTGCCTGCGTTTGGCCATGGCCCACCGGTGGAGGGGATCTTCGCCGGCCAGGTACACATCCGCCTTATACATACTGTCGTGATGGATGATATTGAAGTGTCCGCGAATGCGCCGTTTTTGTTCGATGATGAGCACTTCCTCCGGCGGCAGGTAGAATGCATCCGCAGGGAATCCCTGAATCAGCTTGTCCACGTCTGCCTTTTTGAGCTCCAGCACAAGATCCAGATCGTTGGTGAAGCGGGGCTCTCCGTAGAGCATGGCGGCGACGGAACCGGTAATCATGTAGGGAAGCTGAATCTCATCCAGCCGTCTTGTGAATTCGAGAACCTTAGTCTCCAGCACTGAGAATGCACTCCTTTACAGCCTGGCGGATTTGGTCCTCGCTCCAGTCGGGGTTTTGCTCCTTGAACCAGGACCACTTTGTCTGCCAGGCCAGTTGGAACATGTCCTCGATGAGCTGGAGCTTTTTGGCGGTGGAGGCCTCCTGAAGAAGCCTCTTTTGGACAGGGTGCATGCGGTAGCGTTCCATGGCCCCTATTATACAGGCAAGAAGAATCCCGGGGACAGGTCTCGCCAGCCCCTTTGATTGCAACGGGTTTTGCGAGAACCGTCCCCGAGGCTCCCCAAATCTTACGCGTCCGGTAAGGTATTTTTCGTTGACACTTTTTCTCTAACCCGTCACCATTGAAACAACTTAGGTCTATGTGGCTATATGACCTTCGTCAGGTAATTAGTCTCATGCGGGGACGCGCATTAGTTTTAAGGTTCTGTGTCAGGGGCATCT belongs to Candidatus Omnitrophota bacterium and includes:
- the lepB gene encoding signal peptidase I, producing the protein MREYAESILIALVLALLIRTFVVQPFKIPTGSMRPTLMEGDRILVNKYLYRFKDPQRGDIIVFKYPGEEKKDYIKRLVALPGETVGIEEGRVKIGDKIMTEPEILTHFHYYNRGSFGHVGKSVDVPQDAYFVLGDNSGSSEDSRFWGYVPQKNLVGRAFMIFWPPQRVRLLK
- the recJ gene encoding single-stranded-DNA-specific exonuclease RecJ, translating into MRVRWRVHPLDRQTREPLAESLGIHPLTAQILAQRGFHSADQVLKFFRPRMADLHSARLLRNVDAAMERLENALHRHERILIWGDYDADGLCSAAVLVRGLRQLGADCVTFIPHRLQDGYGVGEAGVKVARESGCQLVITADCGTNARGPIEALAADGIDVLVIDHHLPDPEESLHSALLINPKHPECEYPFKELCSAGLAYKFVGELARHMGRNIEEDLELAALATVCDVVPLVGENRVLVRAGLEALAQTKHPGLKALVDVSRIRGAMDAETFSFALGPRINASGRMGSAELSLKLLLSTDETEAKELAKELNRVNQQRRRLQDRMYKEALAQMDREINFAQHKVIVLGRKDWHPGVVGVIAGRLSDRFFRPAIVMGGVSEDSWTGSGRSIPGFHLREALAQSAHLLERFGGHKQACGLSLNKQNLVPLRDSINEWAQENLPDQDLVPELEIDGEIPISALNEPLLREWSALGPFGEGNPEPTWGTRGLHVRFTPRRFGGNHVKMMVSDGRVTREAVAFSQADSLGSLPRQGDEVDMVYTARISEWQGESFVQLIVKDMQPSR
- the plsY gene encoding glycerol-3-phosphate 1-O-acyltransferase PlsY, whose protein sequence is MWPLILSVFLSFALGAIPTGFWLGKLLGRDIREVGSGNTGATNASRALGKKAGILVLVLDAAKGWVPVVFLAPWSFAQGSVGVPELHQALLGFAAVSGHVWSPFLQFKGGKGVATGAGVALALRPVYFLAGFVIFVGFLLLWRRVSIGSLGAALVIPLISVVRADRPEISVCLAAVSALIILRHRANIRRLMHGEEKPLF
- a CDS encoding NAD(P)-dependent glycerol-3-phosphate dehydrogenase; this translates as MNPDSKGKIGVIGDGGWGTTLALLLDQKGVPCELWSHDPEYVGLMREKGQNPKFLPGIDLPASLSITDNLKQVVSGADAVIVAVPSAFLPRVMDRLFQDLGHGAESPPPLVSVAKGLEEDSCLRMTEVIERIFPHTRVAALSGPTLALEIARGLPASAVVASKDAAFATQIQKAVSTEKFRLYTSEDVVGVELGGALKNVIAIAAGIADGLGFGVNAKSALVSRGLAEITRLGVAMGARAETFAGLSGVGDLVTTCTSTLSRNHTLGEGIGQGKSLQEMTARTEMVTEGVHNTLQAVSLAGRFGVEMPIAQQVSEVLFRGKDPRQAVVDLMTRSYKTE
- the lepA gene encoding elongation factor 4, with the protein product MDLSLIRNFCIIAHIDHGKSTLADRMLQMTGSVEVREFRDQVLDSMDLERERGITIKASAVRMKYKAADGKNYVLNLIDTPGHVDFSSEVSKSIAACEGAVLVVDASQGVEAQTVANLNLALQHNLKVIPVLNKVDLLNADVARVTRQLESALLIEPEECLHVSAKEGIGIEQVFERIVRDVPPPVGSADLPLRATIFDSDFDVYKGVVVYFRVFEGIIRPRAKLRFMGTGVTHEIIELGVMEPKMREVDSLGPGEVGYFTANIRDARQIVNGDTVTDDRAPASEALPGFEILNPVVFSSMYPVNPKDFPQLREALEKLHLSDSSLTFEPESSGVLSMGFRCGFLGLLHMEIVQERLEREYDLNLVLTIPSVVYKVRLNTGALVEVDNPSHLPPGGEISEMLEPWVRATMMCPVDSIGAVMELATNRRGAYKSTEYVGEDLVQIVFELPLSEIIIDFYDKLKSVTRGYGSLDYEMIGYHAARLVRLDVMINGEICEALSSVVPQDRAYARGKQLVDKLKELIPRQMFQVALQAAIGNNVIARCNVKALKKNVTAKCYGGDITRKRKLWDKQKEGKKRMKQFGKVQIPQEAFLAALKIEN
- a CDS encoding zinc ribbon domain-containing protein; its protein translation is MKRLFILALVLAFGFTCLTACTSTQKGAGYGSAAGAGLGAIIGHQSGKTGEGALIGAAAGGLTGALLGDHMDEQEAQKYRAPDMFCPQCGATFPPDAKYCPADGTELKPKAN